Proteins encoded by one window of Dehalococcoidia bacterium:
- a CDS encoding RidA family protein, translated as GNMIFSSGIAGMDPATSTIPPEPERQAQFMFQNLRTLLAAGGATPADVAHLTVFLKDNQYRQALNAEWLKMFPDEHDRPARHTLLYDLAGGMLMQCEVVAVLG; from the coding sequence GGCAACATGATCTTCTCCTCGGGCATCGCCGGCATGGACCCCGCCACCAGCACGATTCCGCCCGAGCCGGAGCGCCAGGCGCAGTTCATGTTCCAGAACCTGCGCACGCTGCTCGCGGCCGGCGGCGCCACGCCCGCCGACGTAGCGCACCTGACCGTCTTCCTCAAGGACAACCAGTACCGCCAGGCGCTCAACGCCGAGTGGCTGAAGATGTTCCCGGACGAGCACGACCGGCCGGCGCGGCACACCCTGCTCTACGACCTGGCCGGCGGCATGCTGATGCAGTGCGAAGTCGTGGCCGTGCTCGGCTAG